The DNA window TTAGGGGTTCCAAATTCCGAAAATTATAAAGGGACACTTCTATCGGTTAAGCCCGAAGAAGTTTCCCAATAAGTAATAGAGAAGGTCTTCTAATATAAGAGGACTGTCTCGGAATTTTTCGGATTGTATTTCCTACAACTTAGGAGATCCTCCGAATATACAGACGGATTTTTAGTACACTGTAGGAAGCATGGCGGACGATTTTACGATAGACGAGGGAGAGGGGTTTCCAGCTGGAAATGGAGAGGATTTTGATCCGAGTGAAATGAGCTTGGACGAAATAGATTCTCTCTTGGCTAGCGATGGAGATTCTTCCGATTTTAATTTCGATTCCGTTCCAGGAGATTCTCCAGATAGCGAAGGCTTTGAAGAGTTGCTCGCTTCGTCCGGAGATGATTATCCGGATGATATTCCTAACTTCGAACCAGAAGAATCTGATTTTGGTTCTGATTTAAGCCAACTAGATGAGTCAGTCCATTTGGACGAAGACTTTGATTTCGAACTCACCGATCCAATGATCGATGCTGAGATCGATAGACTTTTAGACATTGATGATGATCTGAATTCTCCTCCAACATCTTCTTCCTCTGCTCCTTCTTGGAGAGAATCTGCTCCTACTTCTTCCCCTGAAAATCATGAGGAAGCATTCGGAGACTTAGGCTCTTTGGATCTAGGAGATTTTTCTCAGCCTGGAGAAGTGCCTTCTTCTGCATTCCATTCAGATGACCAACCATTCGATTGGGGAGGCGACTCTTCTGATCAGGATGAGGTAGTCGGGCTCTCAGATGAAGATCTGGATGATGAGGCACCAATCTCACTTTCTGACGACGAATTGCATAATATTGATATAGGTTCTAACCTTGCAGACTTCTCCATGGACGAAGAAGAAGTTTCTGCGCCGGAAGATTCAGTTTCCAAATCATTTGAAGATGAAATAGTTTCTGATGACGAAGGTCCAATTTCTCTCTCCGAACATGAGTTAGACGATATCATGGCAGAAGACTTCAGTCCAAATATGGAAGAAGAAGGATTCGGTGATTTGGGCGGAGACGATATTTCTATGCCTTCTTCCGAGCTAACTGAAGACATTAATTTCGAAGGCGAAGACGAGAAGGATATCGCACTTTCTACCGACGAATTGGATCATCTTTTAGAAGGAGATGATGCTTCTTTCGAAAACAAAAGTTCTTTTGATGAGTTAGGGGATTTCGGAGATCTAGATCTTGGCTCCGTTGCAGAAGAACATTCTTCCTCTTCAGATCTGGAAGAAGAAGCAAACGAACCAATCGCACTTTCTGACGATGAACTTGGAAATCTATTATCCTCAGGAGATGAGGACGAAATCGAAAGTATCCAACTGGATGATCTGGATTCTGTAGGAGCTCCTACAGCAGAGTCAGAGTTTGGAATGGAAGAAGATACTGACTCTTCTTCTGAATTAGATCTAAGTGATTTTAATTTTGAATCTGAGCCGGACGGAACCAAAGACGAATTTGGTGGAGAAGATGAATCTATCTCTCTCCCTGTTTCCGATTTCGATAATTTCGGAATGAGCGAAGAAGAAAATCCTCTGGATACCGGATTGGATCTGGAAGATTTCGAAGACAGTACTAAGTCGGAAGATAAGGCATTCGAAGAATCTTTGGGAGACTTCACTTCCGCAAGTGATGAGGATATATTAGGAAGTTCAGATTCTGATCTGATGGATTTCTCTCCTACTGAAACTTCTGAAAATGATTTCTTCTCTGAAAGTTCTGATCCAGACGAGCCAATCGCACTTTCTGACGATGAACTTGGAAATCTATTATCTTCTGGAACAGAAGAGGAAGAAGAGCATACTGGAACTTCTTTAGACCTTTCCTCCGATTTAGATGATGATAACGAGCCGATCGCACTTTCAGATGATGAACTTGGAAACTTACTCTCCGGAGAAGAAGAAACAGTTTCTTCTTTAGATTCGGAAGATGACGAACCAATTGCACTCTCTGACGACGAATTAGGAGATCTATTATCTTCTGGAGATGAAGAAGCTTCAGATGCAGATATATTTGCAGATGCTCCACCAGAAGAACATGATGATGCTGCTCCGGTAGAATTCGGAGACTTCAGTTTAGATACAGAAGCGGATGAACCTATCGCTCTTTCAGAAGATGAATTAGGACATTTATTGGAAGAAGAGCCTGAAGTGGAAACTGCTTCTTCCGATCTGATGGAAGATTCTGATGAGCCAATTTCACTTCCGATCAACGAGTTAGACGATATTGGAACACCTGATATATCTTCTGATTATGATATAGATTGGGACGGACCTGTTGCAAATCTGAACGATCTTGGAACTGGAGAAGAGAATGCGGTTGCTGCCCCTTCTGATTGGGATTTAGGGGAAGAAGCTGACGAACCAATCACATTATCTAATGATGAATTAGGGAATTTACTCTCTGATGAAGCTCCACAAGGAGTAGATTCAGAAGATTTAGATTCATTATTATCTTCTCCTCCTGAAGCAAGCGACTTAAATGCATTGGGTTCTTTTGAAGATGACATTCAAATTTCAGGTTTGGATTTTGCTGATAATATAGGTGGGGAGATTGTCCCAACTATAGAAAAATTAGCTCCAGAAACGGAACTGAACTTTATCTTAGACGAGTATGCTGACGAGAATGAACTTTCTCCTCTGGAAGAGATCCGCCAAGCAGGAGCTGCAACAGATGACGCCGAAACCGGCGAGGCAATTCCTACTCAAGATGAGATGAAACGAATTCTTTTATATCTGGATGAGTTACTCGGAAATCTTCCCGACGATATGATCCGTGATTTCTCTCGTTCAGACTATTTCGAACTTTATAAGAAATTAATGAAACAAATCGGCGTTTGACGATGGGTCTATTAGACAAGGTCACTCGTCTTATTCGTTCCGGTAATTTGGAATCCGGAACTAAATCATCTTCGGTTGCAATTTCCGGAGATGAAAAACCTTCTCTTTTGAAAAAATCCATGGCAGTACGAGCCAAAGGTCTTTTAGAAAAGGCGATGGATTTCGGAGGAAGAAAAGAGAAGGCAAGTTCTGTTTACGAAGACCCTACTAACTTTGAACCTGCAACTGCTTCTACTTCCTCTGAAGATGATTTTAGTTTTGATTCTCCTTCTGCAGATTTCGGAGATATAGATTTTGGCACCGACATTCCGAGTGATTCATTCAGTGGGGAAGATTCGGATTCAGAAGTTTCTTTTCCAGATTCCGCATTCGGCGGAGAAAGTTTTGGAGAAGATTCAAACAGCGATTTTGATCTATCTTCAACAGACTTCGGTCCTTCAGATGAAGAAGAGTCCGATTTTGCAATCGACCCTGATCTTGGATTGGGACTAGAAGATTCTGATCTGGGTGCAGACTTTGGAGAACTTCCTGAGGAAACTTCTCACAAAGGTCTATTATCTAAAGCGGCAGAAGCAAAAGAAGAAGAGAATTTCCCTTCTGATCTTTCTAAACCGGATGCGATTAAAGATCCGTTTGATGATTGGGTCAAGGACGCGGAAAACCAAGCAAGCCAAGAAGCAACTCGTCCTTTTAGTAAAGAGCAAAGTGATACAGAAAATGCTCAGTTTTTATTTGATGATGATTCTGATTATTCTACATTGCCTATCGATTTGCAAATCGCTTCTCGTAAAAAATTAGAGAACTACCTATCCGCATTTGAAATTTCTAAAGAGATTTCCGCTTCCAAAGATTTTACCAACTTCTTCGAAAACCTAAGCTTTTCTATCCAAGGCCAGATTGGCGCTGAATCTATTGTAATTTTCTCTTCTACAAATGGAGAGTATGATGTGCTCAGAGTTGTAGAAGCCCAAGGAATTGGGGCGGACCCTGATTGGGTTTTAGAAGTAGGCGATGAAAGTTACCAAGCTGCATTAAAAACTCCTTCTGTAGTCTATGCGAAAGAGATCTTAAAACATTCCCCTCCTAAAAAAGAAAAAGAGATCCTGGAAAAAACAGAAGCTGAGATGCTTATCCCTATTCGTAGTTACGATGAATTTTATGGAATTATTATATTAAGTAAAACTATAGAGGGTGAAGACTACACGATCGAGGACTTGGAGTTCTTGAAGATTGTAGGAGAAATGGCTGGATCCGTATTAAGAAGGATCATGGACCTCGAGGCACTTCACCAAGAGAATGATCGCTTAAACCAAGTTGTCAAAAGTAACGAGAGAATACTCGCAACTGCAAGAGATCTGGCCGGAGTCCGTGACATGGACGAGGCTTACGACTATCTTGTAGAAGTCTTAAAAAAAGAACTCGGACTAAGACGTTGGAGTTTCTTACTTTTGGATAGAAGCACCAGAAAAGAATACAAAGTATTCGGAACAAACTTACTCACACCTGATACTTCTGGAAAGTTCAGATTGGGGTTGGATTCCAACTTAGTCGGAATCGTTGCTAATGTTCCTGGGGTATTCAGAATTGCAAATTTCAGAAAAAATCCGGAACTTCTATCTCAGTTATCAAATGATGAGATCGGACTTATGCACGATTTCGATATTCTTCCTTTCTTGAATCTGAACTGGCTTGTGGGAATGTTATTCATTCACGAAACTGAAAGGCCTTGGACGGATACAGATCGCGAAACTGCAGTTGGAATTTCGGAGATCGCTTCTCCAGTACTTTCAAATTTACTAATGCTGGAAGAAAGAGATGCAGTTTTCAGAGACCCATTCAGTCCTGTAGAATCAAGAATAGACGAAGCAATTTTAAGAGCTTCCAAGATAGGAACACCTTTCAGTCTTACTGTTTTTAAAGTCCAAAACGCAACCAGAATGGTTCGTATCAAGGGTGCTGGATTTTTCGCTCATTACTGCGAAGAGTTGCGGTCATCGATCCAGGAAAATCTGGGGGAAACAGATTACTGCTAT is part of the Leptospira saintgironsiae genome and encodes:
- a CDS encoding GAF domain-containing protein, encoding MGLLDKVTRLIRSGNLESGTKSSSVAISGDEKPSLLKKSMAVRAKGLLEKAMDFGGRKEKASSVYEDPTNFEPATASTSSEDDFSFDSPSADFGDIDFGTDIPSDSFSGEDSDSEVSFPDSAFGGESFGEDSNSDFDLSSTDFGPSDEEESDFAIDPDLGLGLEDSDLGADFGELPEETSHKGLLSKAAEAKEEENFPSDLSKPDAIKDPFDDWVKDAENQASQEATRPFSKEQSDTENAQFLFDDDSDYSTLPIDLQIASRKKLENYLSAFEISKEISASKDFTNFFENLSFSIQGQIGAESIVIFSSTNGEYDVLRVVEAQGIGADPDWVLEVGDESYQAALKTPSVVYAKEILKHSPPKKEKEILEKTEAEMLIPIRSYDEFYGIIILSKTIEGEDYTIEDLEFLKIVGEMAGSVLRRIMDLEALHQENDRLNQVVKSNERILATARDLAGVRDMDEAYDYLVEVLKKELGLRRWSFLLLDRSTRKEYKVFGTNLLTPDTSGKFRLGLDSNLVGIVANVPGVFRIANFRKNPELLSQLSNDEIGLMHDFDILPFLNLNWLVGMLFIHETERPWTDTDRETAVGISEIASPVLSNLLMLEERDAVFRDPFSPVESRIDEAILRASKIGTPFSLTVFKVQNATRMVRIKGAGFFAHYCEELRSSIQENLGETDYCYRVGQGKYVVVLDGKDREETQIVVRKIRNRIVELDRKNKDFQTSTANQTLCYPADTREKERMLELIEES